The Henckelia pumila isolate YLH828 chromosome 2, ASM3356847v2, whole genome shotgun sequence genome includes a window with the following:
- the LOC140877794 gene encoding uncharacterized protein, producing MSVKRSRIESFTSKVSTASASYDGKAEVIEADAAAEASSRNIWTVFSPASVSEPDRRTVGGFLERCHYCKKRMAQDSEVFMYGDLCAFCSSECREFQIGHDLWAEKQAAIMKQRAVQGQKIHSLKGWLGS from the exons ATGTCCGTCAAGCGAAGCAGAATCGAAAGTTTTACCAGCAAAGTTTCCACGGCAAGCGCCTCCTACGACGGAAAGGCGGAGGTTATTGAGGCTGATGCCGCCGCCGAGGCGTCGAGCCGGAATATTTGGACCGTTTTTTCTCCGGCTAGTGTCAGCGAACCTGATCGGAGAACAGTTGGAGGATTCCTTGAGCGGTGTCATTATTGTAAGAAGCGGATGGCTCAAGATTCCGAGGTCTTCATGTATGG TGATCTCTGTGCATTCTGCTCTTCGGAATGCCGTGAGTTTCAGATTGGACACGACCTATGGGCGGAGAAACAGGCAGCAATTATGAAACAAAGGGCAGTTCAGGGCCAAAAGATTCACAGTTTGAAGGGCTGGCTTGGTTCCTAA